Proteins co-encoded in one Cricetulus griseus strain 17A/GY chromosome 1 unlocalized genomic scaffold, alternate assembly CriGri-PICRH-1.0 chr1_1, whole genome shotgun sequence genomic window:
- the LOC100769441 gene encoding LOW QUALITY PROTEIN: olfactory receptor 4Q3 (The sequence of the model RefSeq protein was modified relative to this genomic sequence to represent the inferred CDS: inserted 1 base in 1 codon), with translation MMLFDILGWKRSENNSEVSRFILLGLSSSWELQLFLFLAFLLIYVVIVLGNFLIVMVVQADAHLLQSPMYYFLSHLSFIDLCLSCVAVPKMLGDFLQKEKTISFSGCLAQIFFLHFLGASEMFLLTVMAYDRYVAICNPLHYLAVMNNHLRLQLVFACWCGGFIHSITQLVIVIQLPFCGPNELDNFYCDVPQVIKLACMDTYLVEVLMVSNSGILSLVCFLVLLFSYALILLTLRTHLHRGQSKALSTCASHLTVVSLIFVPCVFIYLRPFCTFSVDKVVSVFYTVITPMLNPLIYTLRNADMKRALEKLRRKQXDIPLPC, from the exons ATGAT GTTGTTTGATATTCTTGGCTGGAAGAGAAGTGAAAACAACTCAGAGGTTTCACGATTTATACTTCTGGGCCTATCGTCTTCCTGGGAGTTGCAGTTATTTCTCTTCTtagcatttttattgatttatgttgTTATTGTCCTGGGAAACTTCCTGATAGTGATGGTGGTACAGGCTGATGCTCACCTGCTCCAGTCACCCATGTACTATTTCCTAAGCCATCTGTCTTTCATCGACCTATGCCTGAGCTGTGTTGCTGTACCCAAAATGCTAGGAGATTTCCTACAAAAGGAGAAGACAATATCCTTTTCAGGATGCCTGGCCCAGATCTTCTTTCTTCACTTTCTGGGAGCCAGTGAGATGTTTCTGCTGACTGTAATGGCCTATGACAGGTATGTTGCCATATGCAACCCTCTGCATTATCTGGCAGTCATGAATAACCACCTGCGTCTTCAGTTGGTGTTTGCCTGCTGGTGTGGAGGTTTCATCCACTCTATCACACAGCTCGTAATTGTCATCCAGCTGCCTTTCTGTGGTCCCAATGAACTGGACAACTTCTACTGTGATGTCCCCCAGGTCATCAAACTGGCCTGCATGGACACTTACTTGGTTGAGGTGCTGATGGTCTCTAACAGTGGCATATTGTCTCTTGTCTGCTTCTTGGTCCTGCTCTTCTCTTATGCTCTCATCCTGCTCACTCTGAGAACTCACCTCCATCGGGGCCAGAGCAAGGCACTGTCCACCTGTGCCTCTCACCTTACAGTGGTCAGTTTGATCTTTGTGCCCTGTGTATTCATCTATTTGAGGCCATTCTGCACCTTCTCTGTGGATAAAGTGGTCTCTGTGTTTTACACAGTGATCACACCTATGCTGAACCCCCTTATCTACACACTCAGAAATGCAGATATGAAGCGAGCTCTAGAAAAACTGAGAAGGAAGC GTGACATCCCATTGCCTTGTTAA